AAGAGCTGATCGAAGACTTTAACTATATGTCCTATCAGTACATTCAAGGAGATCGACACTCTGCCGCTGACCACCCCTACTGCATGACATCCGTTCAAGATGAAAAAGGCTGTTATCGGGAAATCAACCACTACCTCGGAGACACCCTGCAGATTGGAAGAGACCTCGAAACATTCGAAGAGAAGGTTGAAGAAATTGCAGGCACCCACGCCTATATCGGCACCCTGAATCCAAGCTAAAATGAATCGGGGCGAGCGGCCGATGCTATATCGACTCCAGCGTCTCTTTCAACTGACGCAGATCATTTGCCGCCATCGCCCCATCCAATAAAAAATTCTCCTCAGACACCTCAGGAAGCCGAAAAATCGTCAGCATTACCTCACAGCGATCCTTATGAGGCACCACCCGCATCGGATAATATAATTCCTCCCCATTAACCAATCTCAGCGTAAAATCCAGCACCCCATAAGAATTCTCTGTCTCAAACTGCACACGAGCCGTACCATCACCCGACTCGACGTACCAGTCCTTCTTTTTCTGCGCCACCGACACACAAAAAGAATTCGCCCAGGCTGCCAAATTCATCGGTTCCCTTACGAAGCCGTAGACATCGCTGCTTTTTTTGTTGATCATCATTCCAATTGTTCTCGCCTCAAACATACCCTTCCTCCTCGTCCTGATCAGGCTTTCGTCCCTTTAGTCTCAGCTAACTCACCCAAAAATATTTGTTAAAAAAAGTGCCTGTTCCTCATCAAAGGAACAGGCACTCATTTTATTGATAATTGACAATGGCCGGGCTCGGATCGAGCTTCACGACTTCTTCCGGTGTCATGACAGGCTCATCTTTATCATAGAAAACCTTAAAGCCGCCATACTGGGAAGGCTTATCGCGCACATACTTTTTGTACAGCGCCATTTTGTCGGTGGAGGATCCCCAGCCGTCAAAATTGAGGGCGACTTCCACGTTGTCGGTCGGCTGAATCGCATCTTTATTCGTCAGCACATGCTCTGTGAACTGGTGGACGAGCACGAACTTATCGGGCAAGTCGTTTTCCTCGGTCAGCTTGGAAACATATTCGACGGCTTCCTGCACCTCCTGTCCATCGACCTGGCCGAGATCTTCTCCCGGAACTTCGCCTTCATCGACCTGGAATTCGGTATCGATCGCCAGGTGGACGTTCGGGTGCTTGAGCCATTTCTCAATGCTCTTCACCTGGTTCATGACGGTATCTGTCCCGAGCTGGATATCGAGAAGAACGATGGCATCATGCTTCTCCGCGAGTTTTACATACTCCTCGATTTTTTCATCCGAAAGCTTAGTCACGTAATTTCCATCCGGCCCTGGAACTCGGTGGGCCATCGTTGTAATCAGTTCAATCGTTGGAACGGCCGGACGCTTGGGATCGGCATCCGAGTAGGCCTGCGCCTGTTCTTTCAGCTGCTTCATAAACTCCTCCGGCTCCATTGTGCCGAGAATTCCCATATTTTCTGATTGAGGGGTGCCGTAATAGGCAACGAGCCGATGGTCTTTAAGCGGGCCGGTCGTCTGATCTTCCATATCCTTAGCCAGCGTCTCACCGGCAGGGACGGCACGCTCAGGTTCGCCGCCTAAGGCGAGCTGCTGCTCCGGCATATTTTTAAGCTCCTCCTCAGACAGGCTCTCCTTTAAAGGGACCGCATCTTCAGACGGCTCTAGCGCTTGATAGGGCGGATCCGGCTCCTCCTTCTGTTCCGGTTCACTTTCTTTTTTAGGAGCTTCCTCTGCCTTCTGATCAGAGGTCGAAGTCTCTTCTGAACAAGCCGCCAGAAGAATCGTAAGTAATGCCGCTAACAGCAGCCACGAGAATTTTTTCATGATGTCGACACTTCCTTTAAATAGTAAAGATTGGTCATAAAGGTACAATATAGAAGGAATCCTAACATATTTTTCAATGGCTGAGGCTGTTGTAATGAGATTGAAAAAGAATCATAACAAAGCCTTAAGCATGCCGGTCAATCTGCTGGACGATCTCCTCACAGATTTCATGGGTGGTCAGCGAATCCTCAATCGACGGATCCGGTATTTTATCATGCTTCACACAATCAAGAAAGTGATCAACAATTTGGTAAAAGCCCCGCTTCGATAGCGTAGGCTCCCAGCCGCCATACGTGGAAAGATTCTCGTCCTTATTGTGATAGTGCGTCGTTTCTGTCAGGTTATCGACGACGTATTTATGATGGCCAGCCGTATATTCAATGATCTCCTCGGTCACGCCGCCATTACGGTTCATAATGCCAAGCGCCTGACAGCCCTCGCCGATCAGCTGAACGACCAGCTGATCAAGAAGCTCCCCATCCAGCAGGAAATCCACCTTTATTTCCTTCACTTCCGTGTCCATTAAAAACCGGAGCGTGTCCACAACATGGACGAAATCTTCAACGACAAACCGCCTCGGCTCATCTGCCGCATCGAAGCGGTTCTTCTGCATGATCAGCAGGTTCGGCTTCCCATGCCCCTTAAGCTCATTCACAGCCGAAATAAACCGGCGGTTAAAGCCGACTATCGCAATCCTGCCAGTTTCACGCGCCAGCTCGACGATTCGCTGCGTCTCCTTGAAATTCAAAGAGATCGGCTTATCTATGTATACATGGATCCCATGCTCAAGCAGCTCCTCCACAATCTCCGCATGAGCCTCTGTCGCTGCACTGATAAACACCGCATCCACCTGCTTAGCCATCAGGCCATCGAC
This window of the Halobacillus sp. Marseille-Q1614 genome carries:
- a CDS encoding DUF6438 domain-containing protein, translated to MFKTITLERTPCEGESPVYKISISSEGEVDWEGQQFVQKEGHHTWSLTDEQVEQLQELIEDFNYMSYQYIQGDRHSAADHPYCMTSVQDEKGCYREINHYLGDTLQIGRDLETFEEKVEEIAGTHAYIGTLNPS
- a CDS encoding SRPBCC family protein, which translates into the protein MFEARTIGMMINKKSSDVYGFVREPMNLAAWANSFCVSVAQKKKDWYVESGDGTARVQFETENSYGVLDFTLRLVNGEELYYPMRVVPHKDRCEVMLTIFRLPEVSEENFLLDGAMAANDLRQLKETLESI
- a CDS encoding Gfo/Idh/MocA family protein, which encodes MRIGIVGLGDIAQKAYLPVLSQKEGIELVLCTRNKETLDRLADKYRIMEKVESVDGLMAKQVDAVFISAATEAHAEIVEELLEHGIHVYIDKPISLNFKETQRIVELARETGRIAIVGFNRRFISAVNELKGHGKPNLLIMQKNRFDAADEPRRFVVEDFVHVVDTLRFLMDTEVKEIKVDFLLDGELLDQLVVQLIGEGCQALGIMNRNGGVTEEIIEYTAGHHKYVVDNLTETTHYHNKDENLSTYGGWEPTLSKRGFYQIVDHFLDCVKHDKIPDPSIEDSLTTHEICEEIVQQIDRHA